A portion of the Streptomyces platensis genome contains these proteins:
- a CDS encoding lactonase family protein, giving the protein MEAEDTGTPAGTGTGRRRFLGTVAGLTATAGTGLLSIRDPGPARATHRPEPRPPRIRPLFLGTYTSVPGGGTGVGFGTYDTVTGQITAGGVVAGVADPSYLALAPSGRTLYAVDEQEQGGVTAMALGPGGPPAVLGTRSTGGAGPCHLSVHPGGRWLLSANYLSGSVAVHPVDRATGALGERTDLVTHSSPPPGPGQDGPHAHQVLTAPDGRHVLAVDLGNDTVYTYRLDTSAGKLTEVSSASLRPGAGPRHLTFHPSGDYAYLANEVDNTVVVCRYDRRSGRLTPGAPQSTGTGPGTSYPAQLLVTRRGDFAYLANRGHNSLTRYAVEAAGARLRLLDTVPVGGDFPRQIAFSPDQRWLFAANQKSGSVTVFSVNAGTGELRRAGAPFTAPVPVCVLPR; this is encoded by the coding sequence ATGGAAGCAGAAGACACCGGAACACCGGCCGGGACCGGGACCGGACGCCGGCGGTTCCTCGGCACCGTCGCGGGGCTCACCGCGACGGCCGGGACGGGGCTGCTGTCGATCCGGGACCCCGGACCGGCCCGGGCCACCCACCGCCCGGAACCCCGCCCGCCGCGCATCCGTCCGCTCTTCCTGGGGACCTACACCTCGGTCCCGGGCGGCGGTACCGGCGTCGGGTTCGGGACGTATGACACGGTGACCGGGCAGATCACGGCCGGCGGGGTGGTGGCGGGGGTCGCCGACCCCTCGTACCTCGCCCTGGCGCCGTCCGGCCGGACGCTCTACGCGGTCGACGAGCAGGAGCAGGGCGGGGTGACCGCCATGGCGCTGGGGCCGGGCGGCCCGCCCGCGGTGCTGGGCACCCGGTCCACCGGCGGCGCGGGCCCCTGTCATCTGTCGGTCCACCCCGGCGGACGCTGGCTGCTCAGCGCCAACTACCTCTCCGGCAGCGTCGCCGTGCATCCGGTCGACCGGGCCACCGGCGCCCTGGGCGAGCGCACCGATCTGGTCACCCACTCCAGCCCACCGCCCGGCCCCGGCCAGGACGGGCCGCACGCCCACCAGGTCCTCACCGCCCCGGACGGCCGCCATGTGCTCGCGGTGGACCTCGGCAATGACACCGTCTACACCTACCGGCTCGACACCTCGGCCGGAAAGCTGACCGAGGTGTCGTCCGCGTCGCTGCGCCCCGGGGCCGGCCCCCGGCATCTGACCTTCCATCCCTCCGGCGACTACGCGTACCTCGCGAACGAGGTCGACAACACGGTCGTGGTCTGCCGCTACGACCGCCGCAGCGGACGGCTCACCCCCGGTGCGCCGCAGTCCACCGGCACCGGTCCGGGCACCAGCTATCCCGCACAGCTCCTGGTCACCCGGCGCGGCGACTTCGCCTATCTCGCCAATCGGGGGCACAACAGCCTGACCCGCTATGCCGTGGAGGCGGCCGGGGCCCGGCTGCGGCTGCTGGACACCGTGCCCGTGGGCGGGGACTTCCCCCGGCAGATCGCCTTCTCGCCGGATCAGCGCTGGCTGTTCGCGGCGAACCAGAAGTCGGGTTCGGTGACGGTGTTCTCGGTAAACGCCGGGACCGGGGAGCTTCGGCGCGCGGGTGCGCCGTTCACGGCTCCGGTTCCGGTGTGCGTACTGCCTCGGTGA
- a CDS encoding PaaX family transcriptional regulator C-terminal domain-containing protein, whose protein sequence is MNDDRIRTIDDTGAAALALRPLTARSIVLSTLLGHHPPRLPARALVRVGELFGIAEGTVRVALSRMVAAGDLRQTDGSYALTTRLLARQTRQDESRTPRTVPWRGGWEIAVVATPERRPAAERTALRQAMAALRLAELREGSWLRPANLDRPRPAVVTDQCTWFTGTPDDDPAALAGRLWDLTGWAGRARALSAALDRAGTHADRFTVAAAALRHLLADPLLPAELLPENWPGEQLRRNYAEFETELGDLLRQYLAG, encoded by the coding sequence ATGAACGACGACCGCATCCGCACGATCGACGACACCGGGGCCGCCGCGCTCGCGCTGCGCCCGCTCACCGCCCGCTCCATCGTGCTGAGCACCCTCCTCGGGCACCACCCGCCGCGGCTGCCCGCACGCGCCCTGGTGCGGGTCGGCGAACTCTTCGGCATCGCCGAGGGCACCGTCCGGGTCGCGCTCTCCCGGATGGTGGCCGCCGGTGATCTGCGGCAGACCGATGGCTCGTACGCCCTCACCACCCGGCTGCTGGCCCGCCAGACCCGGCAGGACGAGAGCCGCACCCCGCGGACCGTCCCCTGGCGCGGCGGCTGGGAGATCGCCGTCGTCGCCACCCCGGAACGCCGCCCGGCGGCCGAGCGCACCGCGCTGCGCCAGGCCATGGCCGCGCTGCGGCTGGCCGAGCTCCGCGAGGGCAGCTGGCTGCGCCCCGCCAACCTCGACCGGCCGCGTCCCGCCGTCGTCACCGACCAGTGCACCTGGTTCACCGGCACCCCGGACGACGACCCGGCCGCCCTCGCCGGCCGGCTGTGGGACCTGACCGGCTGGGCCGGGCGGGCCCGCGCCCTGTCGGCCGCGCTGGACCGCGCCGGCACCCACGCCGACCGCTTCACGGTCGCGGCGGCCGCGCTCCGGCATCTCCTCGCCGACCCGCTGCTGCCCGCCGAACTCCTGCCGGAGAACTGGCCGGGTGAACAACTCCGCCGCAACTACGCCGAGTTCGAGACCGAGCTGGGTGATCTGCTACGGCAGTACCTGGCCGGTTAG
- a CDS encoding acyl-CoA dehydrogenase family protein, translating to MTATHEVVNQAPPLTGFSTADEPALLEALRRDGAEWGVREVTELGTLAGSAAVQEQARWAEEQPPRLHTHDRFGHRIDEVAFHPAWHQLMTVAVEHGLHAAPWAGGRSGAHLVRAAKFYVWSQAEAGHGCPISMTYAAVPALRSAPELAAQYEPLLAARSYDFGLRAPLTKSGLIAGMSMTEKQGGSDVRANTTRAVPAGDGTYRLTGHKWFTSAPMSDVFLALAQTEEGLSCFLVPRVLPDGTLNGMRLMRLKDKLGNRSNASSEIEYDEAVAWPVGEPGRGVRTIVEMVNMTRLDCVLGSAAGMRAGLRQALHHTAHRRAFGRELDRQPLMRSVLADLAVESEAATLLGMRLATAVDRSQAGDAGESALRRLALAAGKYWVCKRGSTHAAEALECLGGNGYVEDSGMPRLYREAPLLSIWEGSGNVAALDVLRALGKEPAALDAFLAEVDTAAGADRRLDAAVAGVRKMLGGLADPERAQLMARSLAERMALVLQGSLLVRHSHPAVADAFCASRLDGEWGHAFGTLPAGVDLTSILERARPGAPDAAGNAS from the coding sequence ATGACCGCCACCCATGAAGTCGTGAATCAGGCCCCGCCGCTGACCGGGTTCAGCACGGCGGACGAGCCGGCCCTGCTGGAGGCGCTGCGCCGGGACGGCGCCGAGTGGGGCGTGCGGGAGGTGACCGAGCTCGGCACGCTCGCCGGTTCCGCGGCGGTGCAGGAGCAGGCCCGCTGGGCGGAGGAGCAGCCGCCGCGGCTGCACACCCACGACCGCTTCGGGCACCGGATCGACGAGGTCGCCTTCCACCCGGCCTGGCATCAGCTGATGACCGTCGCGGTGGAGCACGGGCTGCACGCCGCGCCCTGGGCCGGCGGCCGCTCCGGGGCGCATCTGGTGCGCGCCGCGAAGTTCTATGTCTGGTCACAGGCCGAGGCGGGGCACGGGTGCCCGATCTCGATGACGTACGCCGCCGTCCCCGCGCTGCGGTCCGCTCCGGAGCTCGCCGCGCAGTACGAGCCGCTGCTCGCCGCGCGCAGCTACGACTTCGGGCTGCGGGCGCCGCTGACCAAGTCGGGCCTGATCGCCGGGATGTCGATGACGGAGAAGCAGGGCGGCTCCGACGTACGGGCCAACACCACGCGCGCGGTGCCGGCCGGCGACGGCACCTACCGCCTCACCGGCCACAAGTGGTTCACCTCGGCACCGATGAGCGATGTCTTCCTGGCACTGGCGCAGACCGAGGAGGGGCTGAGCTGCTTCCTGGTGCCCCGGGTGCTGCCGGACGGCACGCTCAACGGGATGCGGCTGATGCGGCTCAAGGACAAGCTGGGCAACCGCTCCAACGCGTCGTCCGAGATCGAGTACGACGAGGCGGTGGCCTGGCCGGTGGGCGAGCCGGGCCGTGGGGTGCGGACCATCGTCGAGATGGTGAACATGACGCGGCTGGACTGTGTGCTGGGGTCGGCGGCCGGGATGCGGGCCGGGCTGCGGCAGGCACTGCACCACACCGCGCACCGCCGGGCGTTCGGGCGGGAGCTGGACCGCCAGCCGCTGATGCGTTCGGTACTGGCCGATCTGGCGGTCGAGTCGGAGGCGGCGACCCTGCTGGGGATGCGGCTGGCCACGGCGGTGGACCGCTCGCAGGCCGGGGACGCCGGGGAGAGCGCGCTGCGCCGGCTGGCGCTGGCGGCCGGCAAGTACTGGGTGTGCAAGCGGGGCAGCACCCACGCGGCGGAGGCGCTGGAGTGCCTGGGCGGCAACGGCTACGTCGAGGATTCCGGCATGCCGCGGCTCTACCGGGAGGCGCCGCTGCTGTCCATCTGGGAGGGCTCGGGGAATGTCGCCGCGCTCGATGTGCTGCGCGCGCTGGGCAAGGAGCCGGCCGCGCTGGATGCGTTCCTCGCCGAGGTGGACACCGCGGCGGGCGCCGACCGGCGGCTGGACGCGGCGGTGGCCGGGGTCCGCAAGATGCTCGGCGGGCTCGCCGATCCGGAGCGGGCACAGCTGATGGCGCGGTCGCTGGCGGAGCGGATGGCGCTGGTGCTCCAGGGTTCGCTGCTGGTGCGGCACAGCCACCCGGCGGTCGCCGACGCGTTCTGCGCCTCGCGGCTCGACGGGGAGTGGGGCCATGCCTTCGGCACCCTGCCGGCCGGCGTGGATCTGACCTCGATCCTGGAGCGGGCCCGGCCGGGTGCGCCGGACGCGGCCGGGAACGCGTCCTGA
- a CDS encoding alpha/beta hydrolase family protein, translated as MTNASADRASGPTRRTTLTGLVGGAGALLAAGCSASPATAPTTRRTARAYASASDPTPGVMTLFKDPAFNFNGLLALGGSGYGSAEVGEVLTAVNTINKAGLSAQSYTETFKTLGDQLRKPPSSGKPDTQTTRFRALRAAQYYAQALFFVLGSDTPGSEEALYKAGRGAWDAFCERCDPVPVTARVPYGKTPLPVWFFRPDSSGERRPTVILTNGSDGQNVDMWTYGVAAALQRGWNALVYDGPGQGQLLFVDQVVFTPRWENVVTPLVDWLSARPDVDTGKIALTGLSMAGDLAPRAAAFEHRIAALAAMPGVLSPWLGFPPEIREILIPGNKEKTNAIWNKEVVPGLSPAEAATLKKRFEPFSAPAMLAARAGKMFTDFYTPATLITSLDITDVVRRIKMPTLVLDYEFEQFYPGQPRQMFEKLTAPKDYVKLTAATGAQLHCSPMAPQQHCEVVFDWLDEKLSGS; from the coding sequence ATGACGAACGCATCGGCTGATCGCGCTTCCGGCCCCACCCGCCGCACCACGCTGACCGGGCTCGTCGGCGGGGCCGGGGCCCTCCTGGCCGCCGGGTGCAGCGCGTCGCCCGCGACGGCGCCCACGACCCGTCGGACGGCCCGGGCCTACGCCTCGGCGAGCGATCCGACGCCCGGCGTGATGACGCTCTTCAAGGACCCCGCGTTCAACTTCAACGGGCTCCTCGCGCTCGGCGGATCCGGTTACGGCTCCGCCGAGGTGGGCGAGGTCCTCACCGCCGTGAACACGATCAACAAGGCCGGGCTGTCCGCGCAGTCGTACACCGAGACCTTCAAGACGCTCGGCGATCAGCTGCGGAAGCCGCCCAGCAGCGGAAAGCCCGACACCCAGACCACCCGCTTCCGTGCTCTGCGGGCCGCGCAGTACTACGCACAGGCGCTGTTCTTCGTCCTCGGCTCCGATACTCCCGGCAGCGAGGAGGCGCTCTACAAAGCGGGACGCGGCGCCTGGGACGCCTTCTGCGAGCGGTGCGACCCGGTTCCGGTGACGGCGCGCGTCCCGTATGGGAAGACCCCGTTGCCCGTGTGGTTCTTCCGGCCGGACAGTTCCGGCGAGCGGCGCCCGACCGTGATCCTCACGAACGGCAGCGACGGGCAGAACGTCGACATGTGGACCTACGGCGTGGCGGCCGCTCTTCAGCGCGGCTGGAACGCCCTGGTCTACGACGGGCCCGGCCAGGGCCAGTTGCTCTTCGTCGACCAGGTGGTCTTCACCCCGCGCTGGGAGAACGTCGTCACCCCGCTCGTCGACTGGCTGTCCGCCCGCCCGGACGTGGACACCGGCAAGATCGCCCTGACCGGGCTGAGCATGGCCGGGGATCTGGCTCCCCGGGCGGCGGCCTTCGAGCACCGGATCGCCGCTCTGGCGGCGATGCCCGGTGTCCTCTCCCCCTGGCTGGGCTTCCCGCCGGAGATCCGGGAGATCCTCATTCCGGGCAACAAGGAGAAGACCAACGCCATCTGGAACAAGGAGGTCGTCCCGGGGCTGTCACCGGCCGAGGCCGCGACGCTGAAGAAGCGCTTCGAACCCTTCTCGGCGCCCGCGATGCTCGCGGCCCGTGCGGGCAAGATGTTCACCGACTTCTACACCCCGGCCACCCTCATCACGTCGCTGGACATCACGGACGTCGTGCGCCGCATCAAGATGCCCACACTGGTGCTCGACTACGAGTTCGAGCAGTTCTATCCGGGGCAGCCGCGCCAGATGTTCGAGAAGCTGACGGCTCCCAAGGACTATGTGAAGCTCACCGCGGCCACCGGCGCACAGCTGCACTGCTCCCCGATGGCTCCGCAGCAGCACTGTGAGGTCGTCTTCGACTGGCTGGACGAGAAACTGTCCGGCAGCTGA
- a CDS encoding aminotransferase class I/II-fold pyridoxal phosphate-dependent enzyme, protein MTTELSADALSGLLEQARKDYQDLAGRGLSLNLTRGKPAPEQLDLSADLLSLPAGRHTAADGTDVRNYGGLQGLLEIREIFADVLQVPVGQLLAAGNSSLELMHDCLVHALLSVLPGAESRWVDQERIAFLCPVPGYDRHFALCERFGIEMIPVPMTAEGPDMAVVERLVAEDPAVKGIWCVPKYSNPDGVCYSDATVARLAAMSAAAPDFRIFWDNAYAAHHLTDEPAEIADLLAACAEAGNPDRAFVFGSTSKITAAGAGVAFFGSSPANVQWLLGNNAKRSIGPDKVNQLRHAMFLRDADGVRAHMERQRALLQPKFEMVARILETELGGTGLARWTDPKGGYFVTLEVPDGCAKEVVRRAAQAGIVLTPAGATHPYGDDPRDATIRIAPSYPGLAELEQAIEGLAVCVRLVGYEQQAA, encoded by the coding sequence ATGACCACCGAGCTGAGCGCCGACGCCCTGAGCGGGCTCCTTGAGCAGGCCCGCAAGGACTATCAGGATCTCGCGGGGCGTGGGCTCTCGCTGAACCTCACCCGGGGCAAGCCGGCGCCCGAGCAGCTCGACCTCTCCGCGGACCTGCTGAGCCTGCCGGCCGGGCGGCACACCGCCGCCGACGGCACGGACGTGCGCAACTACGGTGGTCTTCAGGGACTGCTGGAGATCCGGGAGATCTTCGCCGATGTGCTCCAGGTCCCGGTCGGGCAGCTTCTCGCGGCGGGCAACTCCAGCCTTGAGCTGATGCACGACTGCCTGGTGCACGCCCTGCTGAGCGTGCTGCCGGGCGCCGAGTCGCGCTGGGTGGACCAGGAGCGGATCGCGTTCCTGTGCCCCGTCCCGGGCTACGACCGGCACTTCGCGCTCTGTGAGCGGTTCGGGATCGAGATGATCCCGGTGCCGATGACGGCCGAGGGGCCGGACATGGCGGTCGTGGAGCGGCTGGTCGCCGAGGACCCGGCCGTCAAGGGCATCTGGTGCGTCCCGAAGTACAGCAACCCGGACGGGGTCTGCTACAGCGACGCGACGGTGGCCCGGCTGGCCGCGATGAGCGCCGCCGCGCCCGATTTCCGGATCTTCTGGGACAACGCGTACGCCGCCCACCACCTCACCGACGAGCCGGCCGAGATAGCCGACCTGCTCGCCGCCTGCGCGGAGGCCGGGAACCCGGACCGTGCGTTCGTCTTCGGCTCCACCTCGAAGATCACCGCGGCGGGCGCCGGTGTCGCCTTCTTCGGCTCGTCGCCCGCGAATGTGCAGTGGCTGCTGGGCAACAACGCCAAGCGGTCGATCGGCCCGGACAAGGTCAACCAGCTGCGGCACGCGATGTTCCTGCGGGACGCCGACGGGGTGCGGGCCCACATGGAGCGCCAGCGCGCCCTGCTCCAGCCGAAGTTCGAGATGGTGGCCCGGATCCTGGAGACGGAGCTCGGCGGCACCGGCCTCGCCCGGTGGACCGACCCCAAGGGCGGCTACTTCGTCACCCTCGAAGTGCCGGACGGCTGCGCCAAGGAGGTCGTACGCCGGGCCGCCCAGGCGGGCATCGTGCTGACCCCGGCCGGCGCCACCCACCCGTACGGCGACGACCCGCGTGACGCCACCATACGGATCGCGCCCAGCTACCCGGGCCTCGCGGAGCTGGAGCAGGCCATCGAGGGCCTCGCCGTCTGCGTCCGGCTCGTGGGTTACGAGCAGCAGGCCGCCTAG